The genomic interval GAGTTCATCAACTTTTTAAAAGATGCCCCGCCCGAAGCGCTAGAGCACATGTTTGCCCCTGGCGACAGCGTGCAAATTGCCAATGGCCCGTTGCAAGGCTTAGAGGGTAAATACATGGCGCACGATGGCGAAACCCGAGCCTTTGTGTTGGTCGACTTGTTGGGCCAGCCTCAAAAATTGCGCATGGCCGTCGAAAGCTTACGTGTGAATATATAAATATACATATGGAAATATATTTCATCGCAACGAAGCAAAAAGGGCTCATATCCAGCGGATTGCATGCCATCTTGATGAGTATTTGACAGATAATCTAATTTTGCTCTTGAGCGAAAGGGCGGTAGCGTGCCCAGCCCTGTATTTATCTAGCTTTGCCAGTGTCAGCTAATTCTTTTTTAACCATCCCTCAACACATTGCCATCATCATGGACGGCAATGGTCGCTGGGCCCAAAAACGCCACATGCCCCGCACCGTAGGTCATGCCAAAGGCGCAGCGGGCGTCAAGGCGTTGGTTGAGTCTTGCGCTGAAAAGGGCATCAAATACCTCACGCTTTTCGCCTTCAGCACCGAAAACTGGAAACGCCCTGCTGACGAGGTGTCTACCCTCATGGGGCTGTTTGTGCAGTACCTTGAAAAAGAAATGGGCGCCTTGGCGGCCGCCGGTGTGCGCCTGAAGGTCATTGGCGATGTGGCGGGCTTTCCGGCTGAGCTGCAAACCCGCATCCATGCCGCAGAAGCCAGCACACAAAACAACCAAGCCATCACACTCACTGTGGCTGCCAACTATGGCGGCCAGTGGGACGTGGTGCAAGCCGTTAAAAACTGGCAAGCAGCCAACCCCGGCGCAGACGTGGCAGACCTCACACAAGAGCGGTTGGCTCAGCACCTCAGCACCGCAGGCATGCCCGACCCAGACTTGCTCATCCGCACGGGCGGCGAGCAACGCATCAGCAACTTTTTGCTATGGCAATCTGCCTATGCCGAGCTGTACTTCACCGATGCCCTGTGGCCCGAATTTAACGAAGCCGAGCTAAGCAAAGCCCTGCACTGGTTCGCCACCCGCGAGCGCCGTTTTGGCAAAGTAGCAAACACCCAAGTAAAAGAAACCGCATGACAGAACAAGCCTTTGAACACGACGACGAAATAAGCCTTCTAGACATCTTGGTCACCTTGGCCGAGTCGTGGAAGCTGTTGGTATTTGGCCCCTTAATCGCTGGCGTGCTGGCTGGCGCCTTGAGCTTTTTGTGGCCCAAAACCTTTGAGTCTGTGGCCATTGTTCGGTTGACCGAGCAAGAGCTGGCCTTGATCAACTCTGCCCCCGTGCTTGACCCGCTGATTGAAAAATTTGGCTTGTTGCCGGAGTTTGATGGCATTCAAGACGATGCCCGCCAATACCTAGCCAAAAAGCTGGTGGGCAAGTCGGATAAAAAAACGGGCCTAGCCACCATTACGGCTGCAGCCAACACGCCAGAGCGCGCGCAAGAGCTAGGCAGGGCGGCTATGGATGCTTTGCTAAAAGAACTCTTACCCAAGGGTAAAAACAAAGACCAAGTTGAGCAGCAAATTCTGTCAAACGAACGCATCATTGCCAGCTCGGCAGACGCCATTGATCAGCTGCAAAAGCAAATTGGCAAAGCAGGCCAAAACGATGCTGGGCTAGAAGTGGTAATGAAGTATTACGCTTCGTTAACTGCCGAAGTGGCCAAGAAAGAGCTTGAAAACGTTGAGCTGAAAAAGAGCTTGGCTGTGCGAGGTGATGAGGTTTATGTGCAGCAGGCTAGTTTGCCGCAGCGTAAGGTTTCGTCAAAGCCTAACTTGGTTGTTTTGTCGGCTGTGCTTACCTCGTGCTTTGCATTGCTTATGTTTGTGTTTGTTCGTAAGGCATGGGCCTCAGCTGTGCAAGATGCAGAGTCGGCTAGCAAGCTGGCTTTAATAAAGCAGGCTTTGGGCATGCGTGCAAATTAATCTAAAGCTAACTTAAAAATTACTGCGATGAAAAAAATAGCAATTGTTGGTCTGGGGTATGTTGGCTTGCCGCTTGCCGTTGAGTTTGGTAAACGGCGCGCCACCATTGGTTTTGATATCAACCAAACTCGTGTTAACGAGTTGCAATTGGGTAAAGACCATACCCTCGAATGCACTCCTGAAGAGTTAAAAAGTGCCGTTCACTTAAGCTATAGCGCCGATCTACAAGAGTTGCAGCAGGCCCAAATTTTCATTCTTACCGTGCCCACACCGGTGGATCAAGCCAATCGTCCGGACCTTACGCCGCTGGTCAAAGCTAGCGAAGCCGTGGGCAAGGCGCTCAAGGTGGGCGATATTGTCGTTTACGAATCTACCGTCTACCCTGGTGCTACAGAAGAAGTGTGCGTGCCCGTACTCGAAAAGTTCAGCGGACTGAAATTCAATGCGGACTTTTTCTGCGGCTATAGCCCAGAACGCATCAACCCCGGCGACAAAGAGCACCGATTGCCCACTATTAAAAAAGTCACCAGCGGCAGCACGCTCGCAGTTGCCGAAGAGGTTGATCAGCTCTACAAACAGATCATTACCGCAGGCACGCACAAAGCTAGCTGCATTAAGGTGGCCGAAGCCGCCAAAGTGATTGAAAACACCCAGCGCGACGTGAACATTGCGCTCATGAACGAACTCAGCCTGATTTTCAACAAGCTGGGCATCGACACTCTGGAAGTGCTTCAAGCTGCAGGCACCAAGTGGAACTTTTTGCCCTTCAGGCCCGGCTTGGTGGGGGGGCACTGCATCGGCGTGGACCCTTATTACCTGACCCACAAGGCACAAGAAGTGGGCTACCACCCGGAAGTGATTTTGGCGGGCCGTCGCATCAACGACAGCATGGCCAGCCATGTGGCCGACGAGACCATCAAACTCATGTTGCGCAAAGGCCAGCCCGTGCTGGGTAGCAAGGTGTTGGTGTTGGGCCTGACCTTCAAAGAAAACTGTCCAGATGTGCGCAACACCAAGGTAGTGGACATCGTCAAAGCCCTGCGCGGCTACAACACCCAAGTGGACGTGTACGACCCTTGGATTGACGTGGCGGAGGCTCAGCACGAATACGGCCTGGCCTGCCTGAGCGAGGCCCCATCCCAAGGGCAATACGCCGCCATCGTCTTGGCTGTGGGCCACCGCCAATTCTTGGCCATGGGTGAGCTGGGCATAAAAGCCTTTGGCCAACCCGGCGCTGTGCTGTACGACGTCAAAAGCATCTTACCCATGGGCGCAGCTGACGGAAGACTATGAACATGACCCCTTACGAACAAGTCTTAAAAGCACTCCCAGCATCGCCTAAGACCTGGTTGGTCACGGGCGTGGCCGGTTTCATTGGCAGCAACCTGCTGGAAGCCCTGCTCAAGCTGGACCAGCGCGTTGTGGGCTTGGACAATTTCGCCACCGGCTACCAACATAACCTGGACGAAGTGCAAAGCCTGGTCACACCCGCGCAATGGGATAACTTCCAGTTCATTCAAGGCGACATCCGCCAACTGGAAGACTGCCAACTGGCTTGCGCAGGGGTGGACTTTGTGTTGCATCAAGCAGCCTTGGGCAGCGTGCCCCGAAGCTTGGCTGACCCCATCACCACCAACAGTGCCAACATAACCGGCTTCTTGAACATGCTGGTGGCCGCCCGCGACGCGCAGGTAAAAAGTTTCACCTACGCCGCTAGCAGTAGCACCTACGGTGATCACCCCGCTTTGCCCAAGGTCGAAGACAACATCGGCAAACCGCTGAGCCCCTATGCCGTGACCAAATACGTCAACGAGCTCTACGCCGACGTGTTTTCAAAGTGCTACGGATTTCACACCATCGGCCTGCGCTACTTCAATGTGTTTGGCCCTCGTCAAAACCCCAATGGGGCCTATGCCGCCGTCATCCCCAAATGGGTGTCCTCGCTGCTTAAAGGCGAGACGGTCTTTATTAACGGCGATGGCGAAACCAGCCGTGACTTCTCGTTCATTCAAAACGCCATCCAAGCCAACCTGCTTGCCGCGACTTCCCGCGACGAAGCCAGAAACCAGGTTTACAACATGGCCGTGGGCGACCGTACCACCCTTAAACAGCTGTTTGCCTTGGTGCGTGACAACCTGGGGCCTTTTGGCGTGTCGGCTAGCACCGAGCCTGAATACCGCGACTTCCGCGCGGGCGATGTGCGCCACAGTCTGGCTGACACCAGCAAAGCTCAGCGCTTGTTAGGTTATGAACCTACTCACCGCATTGCCGAAGGCATTCAATCGGCGACGCGTTGGTATGTGGATCACCAGAACCTGTTGCAATGAGCACCCGATCAAAGCATGAGCCTGATCAAAACTGTTTCGTTCCCCCCCCTCGGCGATGACCGAGGCTCGCTCGTGGCACTGGAAGCACACAAAACCGTGCCCTTTGATGTCAAGCGGGTGTATTACATCTTTGGCACGCAATCTGGCGTTTCGCGGGGTTTTCATGCGCACCGGGCCCTGGAGCAAGTGGCTGTCTGCGTGACGGGCAAGTGCCGCATGGTGCTCGACGATGGGCGGCAACGCGAGGAGGTTTGGCTGGACTCACCCACCAAGGGTTTGTTGATCGGAGACCTTGTTTGGCGAGAGATGCACGACTTCAGTCCCGACTGTGTGTTGCTGGTGCTGGCTAGTGAGCACTACAACGAAGCGGACTACATCCGCAGTTACGACGACTTCAAACAGGCCTTGAAATCATGAGCTTTATTCACCCCTTGGCCGATGTGGCTGAAAGTCAAATCGGAGAAGGTACCCGGGTCTGGCAATTTGTGGTCGTGCTTAAAGGTGCCAAGATTGGGGCGGATTGCAACATATGCGCTCAAACTTTGATTGAAGGTAATGTGGTGATTGGTGACCGGGTTACGGTCAAGTCTGGCGTTCAAATTTGGGACGAATCGGTCATTAGCGACGATGTTTTTATCGGTCCCAACGTCACTTTTTCCAACGACCTCTACCCTAGATCAAAACAATATCCGACGCAATTCAACGGCATCACCATTCACAACGGTGCCAGCATCGGCGCCAATGCCACTTTGTTGCCGGGCATTACGATTGGCGAAAAGGCCATGGTAGGTGCTGGTTCAGTGGTTACCAAAGACGTGCCAGCCCGAGCTGTGGTGGTTGGCAATCCAGCGAAAATCGTGAGGTATCTTGATGATTCCGTTTCTTGATTTAAAAGTCATCAACCAACAACATCGCCAAGCTCTGATCGACGCGGCCACCCGCGTCATCGACTCGGGTTGGTATGTGTTGGGCCAAGAGGTCAAAGCCTTTGAGCAAGAATTTGCCAGCTACTGCAGCACCCAGCATTGCGTGGGCATGGCCAACGGCTTGGACGCGCTAGTGTTAACCCTGCGCGCTTGGAAAGAGCTGGGTAAGCTCAAAGAGGGTGACGAGGTCATTGTTCCGGCCAACACCTACATTGCCAGCGTTTTGGCGATCACTGAAAACCGGCTCAAGCCCGTTTTGGTGGAGCCCGACGAGCACAGCTACAACCTTTGCCCCCAGAAGGTGCGCCAAGCCATCACGCCCAAAACCAAGGCCATCGTTGCGGTGCACTTGTATGGGCAATTGGCTCCCATGAAGGCGATCATGGATTTGGCAGATGAGCACGACCTCTTGGTGCTAGAGGACTCGGCCCAAGCGCACGGCGCCATGGTGGACGGCCAGCGTGCGGGCAGCTGGGGCCATGCTTCTGGTTTCAGCTTTTACCCTGGTAAAAATATGGGCGCCTTGGGTGATGCTGGCGCCATGACTACCAATGACGCCGAATTGGCCCTAACCGTGCGTGCTCTGGGCAACTACGGCAGCCACAAAAAATACGAAAACCTCTACCAAGGCCTCAACAGCCGTTTGGACGAAATGCAAGCCGCGCTTCTGCGAGTGAAGTTGCAATACTTAGACGCCGACACCTTGGTACGCCAGAAAATTGCCGTGGCGTACGCCCAAGGCATCACCAACCCGCTGGTGACTTTGCCCATCGCCCCCAGCTCAACGGTGACCAGCTTGCAAAACCACGTGTTCCATTTGTTTGTGGTGCGCGTCAAAGCACGCGCCGCGTTCCAAGCCCGCCTCAAGGCGTCGGGCATTGACACGCTGATCCATTACCCCATTCCACCGCACCAGCAACAGGCTTACCGCGATTATCAGAACTTGTCATTGCCATTGACCGAAATAATTCACCAAGAAGTGGTGAGTTTGCCCATCGGGCCCACCATGGGTATGGGCGAAGTGGCCGAAGTGATTGCTGCATGTAACCGTTTCTCCGCCTGACATTGTGACCCTCATCAAAACCAGCTTGCTCAACGCCATCGCGGTGGGCGTTCGGATGCTCACCTTGTTGGGCATCAATAAAATATTGGCTATTTACGTGGGGCCAGCGGGCTACGCGGCCTTAGGTCAGTTCCAAAACGCGGTGCAAATGATCAGCACCCTCGCCAGCGGCGCGATCAACACAGGAGTGACCAAATACACCGCTGAATATCACGAAGACGAGGCGCTGCAGCGCGCAGTTTGGCAGACGTCGGGAACTATCGCGCTGGCTGGTTCGGTCTTGCTTGGTGTGTTGGTCTTCGCCTTTAAGACCGAATTAGCTCAGTGGTTTTTAAACGATGAGAGCTTGGCCTCTGTGTTTGGTTGGTTTGCGGCCACGTTGGTCTTGTTTGTCTTCAATACATTGTTGTTGGCAATTATTAATGGTAAAAAAGATATTAATCGCTACGTCGTGGCTAATATTGCGGGAAGTGTGTTTTCATTGTTGGTGACCGCTGTGATGGTGGTGCAATGGGGCTTGTTGGGGGCTTTGATCGGTTTTGCTATTTACCAGTCCTTGGCGTTCTTTGTCACCTTGGCATTGTGTGTCAAGACTCCTTGGTTTCGAATTAGCTACTTATTTGGTCGTATAGATAAAGAAGTAGGCCAGAACATGGCCAAGTACGCAGCCATGGCCTTAACATCAGCCGCGACAATACCTCTGAGTCACATCCTCATTCGCAATCATTTAGCCGAGACTTTGGGCTGGCAGGCTGCTGGTTATTGGGAAGCTATGTGGCGCTTAAGTGGCGTTTACCTTTTGTTGTTGACGACGACGTTAAGCGTTTACTATTTACCTAGACTGTCTGAGCTGAAAAAAAAAGATGCAATTAAAAAAGAAATATTCGTCAGTTACATAATAATCGTGCCTGTTGCAGTATTGGGCAGTTTAAGCATGTATTTTTTACGTGACATATTACTTGAATTGCTATTTACTCGTGACTTTATTCCTGTGCGTGAATTATTCGGATGGCAAATGATTGGCGACACTATAAAAATAAGTAGTTGGATATTGTCTTATGTAGTTCTAGGTAAGGCAATGTATAAGACATTTATATTTTCAGAAATAACACATTCAATTTTATTTGTAATAACTGTACTTGTGCTCACAAGTTATTTTGGAATTGAGGGGGTAGTGATTGCTCATGCTGCAACCTATTTGTTATATTTGGGAGCAATGATTGCTGCTGTAATGTTTTACTTAAAAAAATTAAAAGAATGAAAATATTATTGTTGGGGGAATATAGTGGCCTTCATAGAAATTTAAAAGAAGGATTGATTGAGCTTGGGCACAGTCCTGTAGTGGCATCTGCCGGAGATGGCTGGAAAAATGTCCCTAGGGATATTGATTTAAGGTCATCTGGATCGGGTCTTTCTGGTAAGATCAAAAGTTTAGCAAAACCCTTTCAATCGTTGAAAAAATTGAAAGGGTTTGAGGTAGTTCAGTTAATTAATCCATTCATTTTTTATAATAGATTTATACCGAATAGAAGGTTTTACAGCGAAGTAGTTGAAGGCAACGACTCCTTTTTTTTGCTTGCTGCTGGCGATGATGCTTATTACTGGAGGGTCGCACGGGCAAAACTAAAATACGGCCCCTTTAATGATTTTCTTGAGTTTGATATAAAGGCTAAAAACTTCTTTATGTCTAGCGATCATGCGTTCAAATTTAATGAATATATTGCTAACAAAGCAAAAGGAATCATACCGATAATGTATGACTATCAGATTGGGTATGAGGGGAGAAAGAATCTCCGGCCTGCTATACCTATCCCAATAAATTTATCGCTTGTCAACTTCAGGCCAAATATAGTAAAAAATAAATTAGTTGTTTTTCATGGACTTAATCGGTATGGATTTAAAGGTACAAAATACGTAGAAAGTGCTTTTGAATATTTAGGAAAAAAATATCCAAATGACTTGGAGTTGATAATTAAAGGTCATATGCCATTGGCTGAATATCTCACCCTAATGGAAAGAGCAAATGTTGTAATTGATCAAACTAGTTCATATTCTCTCGGTATAAGTGGAATTTATGCTCTTGCGATGGGGAAAGTCGTTATGGGAGGGGCCGAAAGGGAGTCTTTAGACTGTTTTAAAATCCAAAAATCACCAGTTATAAATATAATTCCAGACTCATATGATCTTATTCAAAAGATTGAAGCATTATTGGAGCGTAGATCGGATATAGAGTTTCTTGGGGAAGAATCGCGAAAATATTGCGAAGATCACCACTCTCATTTAAAAGTCGCGCAAAAGTATGTTGAGCAATGGCGCGCTAAAGATTTAATAGGTTTTGATAAATGCTAAGCATTTTTAGAAATGCCGACAAGCCATACTTTTGGCTTATAGGTATATTAATGCCGACTGTGCCGCTTGTAATTTTATTTAGCGCTAATTTTGAATACTTTTTAACAATAATATCTTTTTTTTCATTTGAGATATTTTTGTGTGTATTTTTACTATCTGGGCCACGAGTGGCCTATTGCGATGTAGATGCTGAGAGTCTCGTCGGGCTTGTGAAATTTTTACTTTTTTTGATTTCGCCAGTTGTAATATATCCTATTTATGAATTAATTATTGGAGTTTCCCATTCTGGAGCCTCTGCATATTTACTCGAATCAAGGGTTAAAATGCTGGAGGGGCAGGGGAGCCAGTTTGGATATTTTGTATTTTTTTTGCTGAAGATTGCATCAATACTCGTGTTAATTTTGACTTATTTTGAAAATAAGTTAAGTATTTATTCGAAGTTTTCGATTTGTATAGTTGTAATTGCTCAATTAAGTGAGGGGGGGCGTTCATTTGCATTCTTTATACTGCTCTCAGTTTTTTTTATTCAAATGTGCAAAAAAGGTTTCCCTGTTATAAAGTTATTTTTTTTTAGTATAGTTACTATTGTGTTGTTTAGTATGTCGATGCCTGTCTTTAGGTTGGACGTCCCCTTGACATTTGGTACATTTTCGACGGGGCTGCTTTGGTTTTTTGGTTATTCTATAGCGGGGTTTCTTTCGTTTGAACATATATACAATAACGACATTCAATTATATTGGCGGTCATTTGAAGCTCTAATTTCATCGATGGGTTCTGATGCTTGGCATGAATATATTATTGATCCCTATGTTGTGATTCCAGGGGATATGGAAATCAACACCTTTTCAGCATATGGATTGTACTTTAATTATTTTGGATACGGAATTTTAATATTTTTAATTGCCAAAACCTTGGTGGTAGCGTTTTTCTACAGGATGCAATTGAGTAACCCTGTATTTCAGTTAATTTACATCCTCTTGCTCGCATCTTATCCGATGATTGGATTGACAGATTATTTTGTGGATAATTTATATTTATCCTTGCAACTTTTAATTATGTATAAGTTGCTACGTTTGGTGCTTGTTTTCAGGTCAATGTTTTTTAAGACTAAATTATAGTATACATCTGCAGCAAGCTGGAGGAGTTGGAAATATGTGTGGAATAGCTGGTACAGTTGGAATTGAGTATTCGACAGCTGCTTTCAAGTTGGCTTCGAGTTTTATGGATGTTCGTGGGCCTGATGGTGAAGGCCTCTGGCGTGAAGGTGGCGTCGTGTTACTGCATAGACGTTTATCAATTATTGACTTGTCTGAGTTTGCTGCGCAGCCTATGCAATCATCTTGCGGCCGATATATAGTTGTTTTTAATGGTGAAATTTTTAATTATAAAGAACTTAGAAAAGGTATTGAGGGGGATTACCCGTTTAATTCGAATTCGGATACTGAGGTCGTTCTTGCATATTTTGCAAAATTTGGACCGAAAGCGTTAGATAGTTTTCGCGGCATGTTTTCTCTGGCAATCTGGGATAAATACAAGGCTGAACTTTTTATTGCACGAGATCGATTGGGTGTTAAGCCGCTGTATTATGCGTCCATTGACAAGGGGTTTGCATTTGCTTCACGACCGCAAGCATTGTGCGCATTAGTTCCGGGGCTTAATAGAGGCATTGATAAACAAGCTTTAAGATATTTTATGGAGGCTGGATATGTTCCCGCACCTTATTCAATATTTAAAGGAGTTAAAAAGCTTGAGCCAGGATGCTACCTGACCGTAACAAGTCAAGGCATTAGTCAGACGAAATATTGGTCTATTGATAGTGTCGATACTGATAAATCAATAGTTGGTGTTAACGAAGATTCTTTACTCGAGGAGCTTGATTCGCTTATCAATGATTCTGTGAGATTACGTATGGTGAGTGATGTCCCCCTAGGTGCATTTCTATCTGGCGGTATTGATAGTACAGTAGTGGCTGCATATATGATGAAGCATAGCTCAGAGCCGGTCAGGACGTTCACTATTGGATTCCAAGATCAGGCGTTTGATGAGAGTAGCTATGCAGCATCCGTTGCGGCTCATCTGGGTACTGCACATACATGTGAAATGCTTGCAGTTGACGATCTTCTTAAATTAATGCCTACGTTCATCAAGCAATATGATGAGCCATTCTTTGATTACTCTGCATTTCCTGTAATGGCCGTTTCTCGACTTGCAAAACGATCTGTTGCAGTGAGTTTGTCTGGTGATGGCGGGGATGAGGCTTTTGGGGGTTACCACTATTATCGAATGATGGCTGGTTTGCAACAGGTACATCGCCTGCCTGCGGCGCTGCGAAATTTTGTTGGTTCAATACTAAAACACGCGCCTGCGCAGCGAGTGCGTTGGCTTGCTAGGGTTCTCGAAAGCGACAATCCGGCACCGGCATATGCCTTTATGCGAGGCGTAATCAAAGATGCAACTCATATTATGAAACCCTCTCTTTTGACTTCAACGAAGTCATTGAGTCAGCTTTTTGCAGAGCGAGCTGCTCTTTTCCCTGTCGGATTATCCTACGCAGAGATAGGTATGCGACTCGATATGGCTTACACATTGCCGGATGACTATCTGCAAAAAGTGGACGTCGGATCAATGGCTTTTTCTCTCGAGGCCCGAGATCCTCTGCTCGACCATACGATCATTGAATGGGCTGCCAAATTACCTCTTGAATGGAAGTTGCGTGGCGGTATAAATAAGTACTTGCTGCGTAAACTCGCATATCGACATGTGCCGCGTGAAATACTAGATCGACCAAAAATGGGTTTTGGTGTGCCTATGGCCCAGTGGTTAAGGGGCGGTTTGCGTCTTTGGGGAGAGTCTTTATTAAAAGACGATCAAGCATTCGATGCCTTGGAGCTTGATGCTCAGGCAGTTAGGACGTTATGGAATGCGCACCAAGCAAATCAATTGCAGGCCCACACGGCCCTTTGGAGTGTTTTGGTAATGCTCCAATTCTATCGTTCTCAGTTTCAATCGGAATGATCTACTGCAAAGAAATTTCTAAATGAAAATTGTCATAAATGCGTTGTCTGCACGCCTTGGCGGTGGACAGACCTATTTAAAGAACCTATTGGCCCATCTGCCTGAGTATCCAGACTTAAGTATTCTGATTTATGCGCCGGATTCATTATGCCTACCTGATAGCCACCAAATTCGACGTGGTAGTACGAATTGGCCGACTGATAATCCAATATTACGTACTTTATGGGAGAAATTCGTCTTGCCGCGTATCCTCGTTAAAGAGAACGCACAAATTTTGTTTTGCCCTGGTGGAATAATCACATCGTGTGTCCCCTCTGGCTGCAAGACAGTAACGATGTTTCGCAACATGATTCCGTTCGATCCAGTCGCTCTCGCACGAGTTCCACTAGGTCTGCAGAAACTTCGCAATGTCATTCTGAAGCAGATCATGCTGCGC from Limnohabitans curvus carries:
- the asnB gene encoding asparagine synthase (glutamine-hydrolyzing): MFSGQCFLRLNYSIHLQQAGGVGNMCGIAGTVGIEYSTAAFKLASSFMDVRGPDGEGLWREGGVVLLHRRLSIIDLSEFAAQPMQSSCGRYIVVFNGEIFNYKELRKGIEGDYPFNSNSDTEVVLAYFAKFGPKALDSFRGMFSLAIWDKYKAELFIARDRLGVKPLYYASIDKGFAFASRPQALCALVPGLNRGIDKQALRYFMEAGYVPAPYSIFKGVKKLEPGCYLTVTSQGISQTKYWSIDSVDTDKSIVGVNEDSLLEELDSLINDSVRLRMVSDVPLGAFLSGGIDSTVVAAYMMKHSSEPVRTFTIGFQDQAFDESSYAASVAAHLGTAHTCEMLAVDDLLKLMPTFIKQYDEPFFDYSAFPVMAVSRLAKRSVAVSLSGDGGDEAFGGYHYYRMMAGLQQVHRLPAALRNFVGSILKHAPAQRVRWLARVLESDNPAPAYAFMRGVIKDATHIMKPSLLTSTKSLSQLFAERAALFPVGLSYAEIGMRLDMAYTLPDDYLQKVDVGSMAFSLEARDPLLDHTIIEWAAKLPLEWKLRGGINKYLLRKLAYRHVPREILDRPKMGFGVPMAQWLRGGLRLWGESLLKDDQAFDALELDAQAVRTLWNAHQANQLQAHTALWSVLVMLQFYRSQFQSE